In the genome of Paramormyrops kingsleyae isolate MSU_618 chromosome 5, PKINGS_0.4, whole genome shotgun sequence, the window CTATTATAATAGAGTACTTATATGTTCCATAGCTTGGCACTGACAGGGATTTGTTACCTGTGCCGAGACCCTCCATTCCTGGGATGTCATCTCCAAACCTGAGTGCCGGTGGAGGGAGGAGAATTGCATGAGCACAGAGAAGTAAGCAGTAAATGCTGGTTTAGTTTGATTATGCAGCTTAATGTGAAGTTTTCTGATTGCCTGTTACTACTAGACAGCATGTGCAGATTGTGACAGCAGAGGTGAATGTGCATGAATGCGTTTATGCTCCTTAGTAACCCTCCAGAGAGATGCCGTGTACTTGCTGCCTGGTGTACTTGCTGCCTGATGTACTTGCTGCCTGATGTACTTGCTGCCTGATGTACTTGCTGCCTGCTGTACTTGCTGCCTGATGTATTTGCTGCCTGCTGTACTTGCTGCCTGATGTACTTGCTGCCTGGTGTACTTGCTGCCTGGTGTACTTGCTGCCTGGTGTACTTGCTGCCTGGTGTACTTGATGCCTGATGTACTTGCTGCCTGGTGTACTTGCTGCCTGGTGTACTTGCTGCCTGCTGTACTTGCTGCCTGATGTACTTGCTGCCTGATGTACTTGCTGCCTGGTGTACTTGCTGCCTGATGTACTTGCTGCCTGATGTACTTGCTGCCTGCTGTACTTGCTGCCTGATGTACTTGCTGCCTGGTGTACTTGCTGCCTGATGTACTTGCTGCCTGATGTACTTGCTGCCTGGTGTACTTGCTGCCTGATGTACTTGCTGCCTGCTGTATTTGCTGCCTGATGTACTTGCTGCCTGATGTACTTGCTGCCTGATGTACTTGCTGCCTGGTGTACTTGCTGCCTGATGTACTTGCTGCCTGATGTACTTGCTGCCTGATGTACTTGCTGCCTGGTGTACTTGCTGCCTGCTGTACTTGCTGCCTGATGTACTTGCTGCCTGATGTACTTGCTGCCTGCTGTACTTGCTGCCTGATGTACTTGCTGCCTGATGTACTTGCTGCCTGATGTACTTGCTGCCTGCTGTACTTGCTGCCTGGTGTACTTGCTGCCTGGTGTACTTGCTGCCTGGTGTACTTGCTGCCTGATGTACTTGCTGCCTGGTGTACTTGCTGCCTGATGTACTTGCTGCCTGCTGTACTTGCTGCCTGCTGTACTTGCTGCCTGGTGTACTTGCTGCCTGATGTACTTGCTGCCTGGTTTACTTGCTGCCTGATGTACTTGCTGCCTGATGTACTTGCTGCCTGATGTACTTGCTGCCTGGTGTACTTGCTGCCTGCTGTACTTGCTGCCTGATGTACTTGCTGCCTGATGTACTTGCTGCCTGATGTACTTGCTGCCTGATGTACTTGCTGCCTGCTGTACTTGCTGCCTGGTGTACTTGCTGCCTGATGTACTTGCTGCCTGGTGTACTTGCTGCCTGATGTACTTGCTGCCTGGTGTACTTGCTGCCTGATGTACTTGCTGCCTGCTGTACTTGCTGCCTGGTGTACTTGAGAGCAGCTTTTCCCGGTGGTCGTTTCCCGCTCCTGCTCCCCACTTACCCTTTCTGTCCAGGCTTCGGGGCCTTGCTCTTAAAGGTGCGAGTGGTCCTCTGCTTGAACTTGGGGGGTCCCTTCTTGGGACTGCTAGGTCCTGCCACGGCAGTGGGGACAGATAGGGTGCTTCCCGTGGGGGCCTCTCTGCTCATCTCTGGGGTTTACTGAAAaggtttgggggaggggagggtgtgAGTGCAGTACACACCCCAGGAAACAGTAGCCTTTTAACTCAGCATGTACTTTGTTTTTTTACCCTATACTGCCCCCTACCTGTCACTTTCTTCATACTCATCTATTCACACTTACTGCTGTTGCATGCTGCTAATCCTTAATCgatatcaatccatccattcatcatctAATCTCTTTATCCTGGTTAGGGTTTGCAGGGTTAATCCTTATAGATGACCTGAAATTAAACCCTGTTGAGTTACATAACCCTCGACACTTTCCAGAACAATCTGCGCTATGTCTGTAATTACAGCCTATTTTTGGATGCCGTCAGACACAGAAGCACAGACGCACAAAAAGGCCAAAAGCGGCCTGTTTCTATTCAGGGCTGTATTTTCTGAGATTAGAATGTTTTATGTAACATTCATGTTTTATATAAGCAGGTCATCCATAGTCAGCAATCCTCACTCTTGGATACTTTGTAACACAGGTTCTTTGTAGGTCTGACCCCCCCTTGGAGTTTAATGTTCTTTCATCTCTACATCCCTTCTCCCATCATACCTGCCTTCTATCCCCACATAGACAGGCAGGGGGCAGCCTAGTGGTGAGGCTTGTTGTGTTTGTGACTTAAGCCTAAAATGGCTAAAGAACAAACCTAGACTGTGTCAAACTGGGTACGAGATGATGTCTAAAAAACCTGATCTCAAAGATGACAGCTGTTACAGCCACTTCTGTGCTGTAACTGAAAATGCACATTTGAATATTTGGATCTAATATTTCATTAGTATTTGTAGCATAATTTTGAGTTATATTTCTGACATGGATTTTTCTATAGTTTTGCATTTCTTACAGTGTAAGAATTAGTAACCTTAACACGTAATTGCTTTATGTGATGAATTTGATTGGCTGCTGAGTTTAGTGTAAcagtgtacccctgccctgtgccctacGTTGGCCTGGCATCCCTCCCAGGGTGTactccagccctgtgccctatgatggactggcatcttgcccagtgtgtacccctgccctgtgctgcctaggACAGGCCTCTCTGTGACTCTTAGAAGATAGATAATGTGTGACACATAAAGTGAGTAAATGTGAGCGAGAGCTTCCTCTAGATAAATGACATAATTTTTACGGCTTCACCCTCTCCGCATGATAGCACGCTTACCCAGGTGTTGCTAATGTACAGGTAATTATGACACGAAGCCAAGAAgaattgtttaattaaaatcaCATTGATTAATCTTTTCATAATGCCATTTCCCCGGGTCTGTTATGGCATTTGTGTTATTCTCCTCCACGCCTAGTGAATAAATACACAGCAGGTAGGATGGAGAGTAAATTGTACCTAATTGAATTTAGTTAACATAAACTCATCATTCCTCTTAGTATATGTTAATGTACCCTGTCTGCACCACAGACTTTACTCTATGCTGTTTTCTCAATGTACCTCATACTGTGACGCAGCTATCAAAGTAGCCTAAGGTTGCTAAGCTAACAGCCGAGTTGGAGGCTTCCACACTTTGTGGATTCTCATTGTGCTGCCCCATTTCTACCAGGATCTTAAGCATccagcatctctctctctctctcactgctgCTCCTCTTACCTTCTTCCTCGGGGCGTTtgttctcctcttcctccctccctctgtcttCTTTCTGAGAGCAGGTGTAGTGATCAGCCTCTTTGGTCTGTGGATCCTCTTTACTTCCTCTTCTCTCTGCTATCTGTTGTTTCTCTTCACCTCCTCTCAGTCCTACCTTTTTATACCCATTCTCCTGCCCACATCTCCAGCACCCCCCTCACCCCGCATGTACAGTGACAGGGATAAGAAGGTGTATTTTAAGGCCTGACTTACGGGTGGGTAAGCCTGCATGTGTTTGCAGGAGGTCTGTTAAAATCAGCCTCCTTGAATTGAGCTTCAGCCCTATTCTCTGAATCCCGCCCTAAATATAGCCTCGTCCCAAAATAAACCCcacaaatatttttattgcgtttttttcctttgcttttGTCAACAAGCATTTATCCATCGTCAAGGTTGAAGAATGTTTCCATAATTTTTGTCCGTGTCCATCATCTTATACCATGATAATGTAGACTATCAGTGATTCTCTAACACTACAGTATTATAATTAGGTGCTGTCAAGTCTGTATCGCCTCCTGCTGGTCATATACACAGCACTTGTCTACAGTGCCTGTCCCCTTCGGTGTTCCAAACCTCTGTCCCTTTTTGTGAGTTCATCTACCCTGTTTCCGGTTTTGCTCTTTTCCCTTAATTGTATTTGGCACCAGAAGGTTATATGTTTAAATACCAGGACTGCTTCTGTACCGTAGAGCTCTGTGTGTTAGTGAACAGAGCCAATAAAATGTTACCGAAGATGTAAGATCTGCCGAGGAAGCAGAGCAATGGTGGAATGTGTTTGCCCACTTTATGTAACTgaaaattatttcaaattgTAGATTATAGACTGAGCAGCCGCTGGTTTTTTACCAATCATATGCTAGTCCAGTGATGCCTGTAATCCCATTGTGATGCACCTTCAAAGGGTTAAATACTAACTAAGTATTTACCATATTATCCCACTTACTGTTACCCATGGTGGCTGTGCAAAACACTGGTGATGCTTACCCAGAAAATaattccttattttgtttttctatcTCTCCATGCTTTTACCCTGACAAAAAATCTGCAGCACGTTTGATAAAAAACAGTACATATGCGCTCAACAAATTTGATGTGACTGTTAAATTATTAGCTTTCAAAGTCGATGCATCAGTTGTCACCAGCCAATGAAGAGCAGGAGTAtataattttaatgaaattttaTGATGCCTGTTATTTAGGATGTTTAATAATGAATGACTTGTGCTGGGAGTTGCTGCTGGGGAAAATTTTGAAATCTCAGTAATGTTTGGTGGACAGAGGTCCACTAATGGATGGCTAAGAGCCAAGCATCTATTTAAACTGGTTTTAACCGGTTTCATGCATTAGAAATGTAATCCGGGCATGGTCGTGCATATATTCTCAGATATGTACAACATTACTTTCTTGTTGAGGTCTCTGTTGGCGCAGAGGATGTCTGTGTGTCTTGGGCtgtggtttgaatcctgcctataaatgtttcatatttgttttGTGGTTTTCCCTTTAGTACTCCAGTTTCTTCCAGCAGtccaaaaacaatgaaaagttaGGTGAATTGGTGTTTCTGTATTGCTTGGAGTGTgattgtctgtttgtgtgtctctggtGTCCCACTCAATGTGTCCCATCCAGCGTGTCCCATGCAGTGTGTCCCATACAGTgtgtcccatccagtgtgtcccacGCAGTGTGTCCCATCCAGCGTGTCCCACCCAGCGTGTCCCACCCAGCgtgtcccatccagtgtgtcccatGCAGTGTGTCCCATGCAGTgtgtcccatccagtgtgtcccacGCAGTGTGTCCCATCCAGCGTGTCCCACCCAGCGTGTCCCATCCAGCGTGTCCCACGCAGTGTGTCCCACCCAGCGTGTCCCACCCAGCgtgtcccatccagtgtgtcccacCCAGCGTGTCCCACGCAGTGTGTCCCATCCAGCGTGTCCCATCCAGCgtgtcccatccagtgtgtcccacGCAGTGTGTCCCACCCAGCgtgtcccatccagtgtgtccctgccttgtgcccagtgcttCCTGATGTGGGCTGCAGCCTCAGTGTGACCCCAAGCTGCTCAAGCCATTATCAAAAATAGATTATactatgtataatatatataaaacatgtaTGTATACAACAAGGATGATAATACCACTAGGGTGGAGGAAGTGGAGGAAGTTTAAGGCCAGAGGTCTGTGGTCCATGTCCCAGAAGGACTTTGAAGAAGAGCTTCATCTGATCTGCTCCACCTGATCTGCTCCACAGAATGGTTATGTGTATATTCATTAATATAtttgatttattgattttttttgttattgtttattaatattatttattggtattttaaatcctggtttagtcgtggttctgctggcagaaggctacgctgaACAGCACGTTGCTTCCAGggtcaaaatttctaagacggC includes:
- the LOC111833576 gene encoding retinal cone rhodopsin-sensitive cGMP 3',5'-cyclic phosphodiesterase subunit gamma, with product MSREAPTGSTLSVPTAVAGPSSPKKGPPKFKQRTTRTFKSKAPKPGQKGFGDDIPGMEGLGTDITVICPWEAFGDMELSDLAKFGII